One Aliidiomarina minuta genomic region harbors:
- a CDS encoding EF-hand domain-containing protein yields MNSNILISTLVALGLATVGLTTAVASESASNKETERQVKRDQRFAEIDLNNDGYISEQEFVASAVERAEQRARLMFSRLDEHNKGEISAEEFAAQLDKRGEHKAERRQAMRERAKELRAEGRSLREHKHDGRRHSRSSEHGEH; encoded by the coding sequence ATGAATAGCAATATCTTAATTAGTACTTTAGTCGCTTTGGGTTTAGCAACGGTAGGGCTTACTACCGCAGTGGCGTCTGAATCGGCTTCTAATAAAGAAACCGAACGACAGGTTAAACGTGACCAGCGATTCGCTGAAATAGATCTGAATAACGACGGTTATATTTCAGAGCAGGAATTTGTTGCGAGTGCAGTTGAACGCGCTGAACAAAGAGCTCGCTTAATGTTTAGCCGTCTGGATGAACACAATAAAGGTGAAATATCCGCTGAAGAGTTTGCCGCTCAGCTGGACAAGCGAGGCGAGCATAAAGCTGAGCGCCGTCAGGCTATGCGCGAACGCGCTAAAGAACTTCGTGCAGAAGGACGCAGCCTGCGAGAGCATAAGCATGACGGTCGTCGTCACAGTCGCAGCAGTGAGCACGGTGAACATTAA
- a CDS encoding alpha/beta hydrolase family protein produces the protein MNYDATCYSAPHDTYDNLIDAWVERNRNNPGLNRTYFEEQVSRSDFDSVRQTIDCRWLVYQHGPYQIGGFMLKPYDDEIENLPVIIYNREGYGSRGSVSFRQLITELAPYVEAGFVVIGSQYKGGGGVFPNQRNGDDEFGGADVASILALLDIIDQDSKADVSRVGLLGSGRGSMMSFLAARNNDSFKAIASVRSLTNLEAWIDVRAANERVAAQYIPDYDSSRLEALAQRSVTEWAGDISSTTPVLLLHGARDRQIPPEQSQQLAEIFASQGHPHRLQTYSHGDHNLRGYEGHVRRDVIEWFKEYL, from the coding sequence GTGAATTACGATGCAACCTGTTATAGCGCGCCTCACGATACTTATGACAATCTGATTGACGCCTGGGTAGAGCGTAACCGAAATAACCCTGGTCTGAATCGTACTTATTTTGAGGAGCAGGTATCGCGCAGTGATTTTGACTCTGTCAGACAGACTATCGACTGCCGTTGGCTGGTCTATCAGCATGGCCCCTATCAGATAGGCGGATTTATGCTTAAACCTTATGATGACGAAATCGAGAATTTACCTGTCATTATTTACAATCGAGAGGGTTATGGTTCAAGAGGAAGTGTAAGTTTTCGTCAGTTAATAACTGAGCTGGCACCTTATGTAGAGGCCGGTTTTGTGGTTATCGGTAGCCAGTACAAAGGGGGCGGAGGGGTGTTCCCGAATCAACGGAACGGCGATGATGAGTTTGGTGGCGCTGATGTCGCAAGCATATTGGCGTTGCTTGATATCATTGACCAAGACTCCAAAGCCGACGTGAGTCGAGTCGGTCTGCTAGGTTCCGGTCGGGGCAGTATGATGAGCTTTCTGGCTGCTCGAAATAACGACAGCTTCAAAGCTATCGCTAGCGTGCGCAGTTTAACTAATCTGGAGGCATGGATTGATGTACGCGCCGCTAACGAAAGAGTCGCAGCGCAGTATATTCCGGATTATGATAGCTCCAGGTTAGAGGCGCTGGCTCAACGCTCAGTTACCGAATGGGCCGGAGATATCTCCAGTACAACTCCTGTGCTACTTCTGCACGGCGCAAGAGACCGCCAGATTCCGCCTGAACAGTCACAGCAACTAGCTGAAATATTTGCCAGTCAGGGCCACCCGCATCGTTTGCAAACATACTCCCATGGTGATCATAACCTGCGTGGCTATGAAGGGCACGTAAGACGGGATGTAATTGAGTGGTTTAAGGAATACCTTTAG
- a CDS encoding paraquat-inducible protein A yields the protein MARKRWRACPECDLVVALPALRAGHSASCPRCRRELTYRARMPAERVLAYASAAIVMLLLTLPYPFLTFSLGGMQENIILLDTVTALRQSDWPLLGLLIAMSIIVLPGMYLLAVAYVYGSVASRHYWPGSVWLARAISHIKPWLMTDVFLVGVLISLVKLLTLADIGFGWSFWAFCGYVVLMAKTVSNVDSDWLWFALQDEPAPPTGTQLGEEAWSQHLVGCNICGLLNRPEDIHCRRCARKIRIPGSHSVERTVALLVTAAILYVPANVYIMMSTITVGGVVESTIMGGVVQMLEMGSYLVAAVIFFASIVIPVLKIVVLGWLCYVVRYGQPMSMQRRARWYRVTEFIGRWSMIDVFVVAIMVALIQAGVILSISPGPAAAAFAAVVILTMLAAMSFDPKALWQPARVNTQAQEWIDEKH from the coding sequence ATGGCGCGTAAGCGATGGCGGGCCTGCCCTGAATGTGATTTGGTGGTGGCATTGCCCGCTTTGCGTGCCGGGCACAGTGCCAGTTGTCCACGCTGCAGACGCGAGCTTACCTACCGTGCACGCATGCCGGCAGAACGGGTGCTGGCATACGCCAGTGCCGCGATTGTCATGTTACTACTTACCTTGCCTTATCCTTTCCTTACTTTTTCCCTTGGCGGTATGCAGGAGAATATTATTCTGTTGGATACCGTAACGGCTTTGCGTCAGAGTGACTGGCCCTTACTGGGCCTGCTTATAGCCATGTCGATCATTGTACTTCCAGGTATGTATTTACTAGCTGTAGCTTACGTTTATGGCAGTGTCGCTTCGCGTCATTACTGGCCTGGCAGTGTCTGGCTGGCTCGTGCAATTTCTCATATTAAACCCTGGCTGATGACTGATGTCTTTTTGGTCGGTGTACTGATTAGTTTGGTAAAACTATTAACATTGGCGGATATCGGTTTTGGCTGGTCGTTCTGGGCCTTTTGCGGTTACGTTGTATTAATGGCTAAAACGGTAAGTAATGTAGACTCAGATTGGTTATGGTTTGCTTTGCAGGACGAACCTGCACCACCCACCGGAACTCAGTTGGGAGAGGAAGCCTGGAGCCAGCATTTGGTGGGCTGCAATATCTGTGGTCTGCTTAATCGCCCCGAAGATATTCATTGCAGACGTTGTGCCAGGAAAATACGCATTCCCGGCTCGCATAGTGTGGAACGCACTGTTGCCTTACTGGTGACAGCCGCTATTCTCTACGTGCCGGCTAATGTATACATTATGATGAGCACGATCACTGTTGGCGGTGTTGTCGAGTCCACCATTATGGGTGGTGTGGTACAGATGCTGGAGATGGGAAGTTATCTGGTGGCTGCTGTGATTTTCTTCGCCAGTATAGTCATTCCGGTACTTAAAATAGTTGTATTGGGTTGGCTTTGTTATGTGGTTCGTTATGGGCAGCCTATGTCGATGCAGCGACGAGCCCGTTGGTATCGGGTTACTGAATTTATTGGTCGCTGGTCGATGATCGATGTTTTTGTCGTGGCAATTATGGTGGCTCTTATTCAGGCTGGCGTTATTTTAAGTATTTCCCCAGGTCCGGCTGCGGCGGCATTTGCAGCTGTGGTTATTCTAACTATGCTGGCAGCGATGAGCTTTGACCCCAAAGCACTATGGCAACCTGCCCGTGTAAATACTCAAGCGCAGGAATGGATTGATGAAAAGCACTGA
- the pqiB gene encoding intermembrane transport protein PqiB — protein MKSTEQARRGKARRISSIWLVPAVALAIGVWMAYDTVASRGPLVTLEMNTAEGIEAGKTLIKVKEVAVGRVESVGLSDDFSRAKVSARMFDGTEAMLNEESNFWVVKPRIGRDGISGLNTLLSGAYIELSPGNGDQEQRYFTTLSQPPVLRAREKGVSIVLQSLESNSLNPGDPVLYRGYTVGRVESADFAIEAQQSVYKLFIEDPFAELVTEQVRFWSSSGVQLELGSEGFRFDIGSLESLIAGGVSFDIVGNQPPGQRVSDGTEFQLFRSQGAARQEGFTQYANFLLYLDESVRGLSSGAPVEFRGIRVGTVIEVPYTGEHQLGSSLMNMKVPVLIRFEPERLGPQFSAVTIQDWQQQLHSLFEEGLRASLRSGNLLTGALYVDLNFHPNEPLLIAESAGDFPVFPTVRGGSGQLDQKVGELLDNVNTIDFGQFAATSEDTLRAIQQFATQLESLAADPDMQALPATLRQTLDELDRMMAGYSTDAPAYNDLSRAIERLDHILSNLEPFAESVRDKPSSLFFNSPLPADPEPRSEQ, from the coding sequence ATGAAAAGCACTGAACAAGCACGTCGCGGCAAAGCGCGGCGTATCTCGTCGATTTGGTTAGTACCCGCGGTCGCATTGGCGATTGGGGTGTGGATGGCGTATGACACTGTTGCCAGCCGGGGCCCTTTAGTTACTTTAGAAATGAACACTGCCGAGGGCATTGAGGCCGGGAAAACACTTATAAAAGTGAAAGAAGTGGCGGTTGGTCGGGTAGAGTCTGTTGGACTCTCTGATGACTTCAGTCGGGCTAAAGTGTCGGCACGTATGTTTGATGGGACCGAAGCTATGCTAAATGAGGAAAGCAACTTCTGGGTGGTTAAACCACGTATTGGCCGGGACGGAATTAGTGGTTTAAATACTTTGCTGTCAGGCGCTTATATTGAACTTAGTCCAGGTAATGGTGACCAGGAGCAGCGCTATTTTACAACCCTGTCGCAGCCTCCGGTATTACGAGCGCGGGAGAAAGGGGTGAGCATTGTCCTGCAGAGTCTGGAAAGTAATAGCTTAAACCCGGGCGATCCTGTGCTGTACCGGGGGTATACCGTAGGTCGGGTCGAGTCGGCGGACTTTGCTATAGAGGCTCAGCAAAGTGTTTATAAGTTATTTATTGAAGACCCCTTTGCTGAGCTGGTCACTGAACAGGTACGCTTTTGGTCGAGCTCCGGGGTGCAGCTGGAATTAGGGTCAGAAGGGTTTCGATTCGATATTGGTTCATTGGAATCCTTGATTGCCGGCGGTGTTTCTTTTGATATTGTGGGCAATCAGCCTCCGGGGCAGCGAGTAAGCGATGGCACTGAGTTTCAGTTATTCAGAAGCCAGGGCGCAGCACGTCAGGAAGGTTTTACTCAATACGCGAATTTCTTGCTGTATCTGGATGAAAGTGTACGCGGTTTAAGTTCTGGTGCGCCGGTCGAATTCCGGGGTATTCGGGTAGGTACTGTGATAGAAGTGCCATATACCGGAGAGCACCAGCTGGGAAGCTCACTTATGAACATGAAAGTGCCTGTGCTTATTCGGTTTGAACCTGAACGGCTGGGGCCGCAATTTTCTGCTGTAACTATTCAAGACTGGCAACAGCAGTTACATTCTTTATTCGAAGAAGGGCTGCGGGCGAGTTTGCGTTCTGGCAATTTGCTTACAGGCGCTTTATATGTTGATTTGAACTTTCACCCGAATGAGCCTCTGCTGATTGCTGAAAGTGCGGGCGATTTTCCTGTGTTTCCGACAGTACGAGGGGGCAGCGGTCAGCTTGACCAGAAAGTAGGTGAATTACTGGATAATGTGAATACCATCGATTTTGGGCAGTTTGCTGCCACCTCTGAAGATACTTTACGAGCTATTCAGCAATTCGCCACTCAACTAGAAAGCCTGGCTGCGGATCCGGATATGCAGGCGCTGCCAGCTACGCTACGTCAGACCCTGGATGAACTGGATAGAATGATGGCTGGATACTCTACGGATGCACCTGCGTACAATGATTTATCCCGGGCAATAGAGCGGTTAGATCATATCCTGAGTAATCTGGAGCCTTTCGCTGAGAGCGTACGTGATAAACCCAGCTCACTTTTCTTCAATTCGCCCTTACCGGCTGATCCGGAACCCAGGAGTGAACAATGA
- a CDS encoding YifB family Mg chelatase-like AAA ATPase, with protein MGLAVVYTRALLGLEAPQVQVEVNVARGISHFQIIGMPETTVREAKDRVRTALLNSNYEFPIGRITVNLSPAELPKQGARYDLAIALGVLVASGQLDDDSCDNLECYGELALDGALRPVQGTIPSLMACQRQQRKAIIPAANASEAGLLRSALAFAMPTLNAVVDHIRGNRKTSAVKPHALQLRQNSHGDMSDVKGQEQAKRALLLAAAGGHNILFVGPPGTGKTMLAQRMLSLMSALSEEDGLEVAAIQSISGQPFAAEHWRQRPFRNPHHSCSAAALVGGGSIPKPGEITLAHKGLLFLDELAEIPRHILDSLREPLESGQVCISRAQHSTTYPARFQLICALNPSPCGSFDGDIGSARATPDQILNYLSKISGPFLDRIDLQVDVPRQPEVLRAEQSSVKVHTSAELRLLVEQTQEIQLQRQGCLNSMIPASDIAGQCQLLPQDHEFLVQAIEKLKLSHRAYHRIMRLARTIADLQESSCVQRKHLAEAMSYRALDALLKQLRNL; from the coding sequence ATGGGTTTAGCGGTGGTATACACCCGGGCGCTGCTAGGGCTGGAGGCACCGCAGGTGCAGGTTGAAGTCAATGTAGCGCGGGGAATCAGTCATTTTCAGATTATAGGGATGCCGGAAACTACGGTGCGGGAAGCAAAGGATCGGGTGCGAACAGCGCTTTTAAATAGCAACTACGAATTCCCCATTGGTCGTATAACGGTGAATCTGTCGCCTGCGGAGCTGCCCAAACAAGGGGCCCGTTATGATTTAGCTATTGCTTTGGGTGTTTTGGTTGCCTCCGGTCAACTGGATGACGACAGTTGCGACAATCTGGAATGTTATGGCGAGCTGGCATTGGATGGTGCGCTACGACCGGTACAGGGAACCATCCCGAGTCTCATGGCTTGTCAGCGGCAACAGCGTAAGGCCATTATTCCGGCAGCCAATGCCAGTGAAGCAGGTTTATTGCGCAGCGCGCTGGCGTTTGCGATGCCAACCTTAAATGCGGTCGTGGATCATATTCGTGGTAATCGTAAGACCTCTGCAGTAAAGCCCCACGCACTGCAGTTACGACAGAATTCACATGGCGATATGTCAGACGTAAAAGGTCAGGAACAGGCCAAGCGTGCTTTATTATTGGCCGCGGCGGGCGGTCATAATATTCTTTTTGTAGGGCCGCCGGGCACCGGGAAAACGATGCTGGCGCAGCGCATGTTGAGTCTCATGTCTGCGTTAAGCGAAGAGGATGGGCTGGAGGTAGCGGCCATTCAGTCTATTAGCGGACAGCCTTTTGCCGCCGAACATTGGCGACAGCGTCCTTTCAGAAATCCGCACCACTCCTGCTCTGCGGCGGCTCTTGTAGGGGGAGGTTCGATCCCAAAGCCGGGAGAAATTACGCTGGCGCATAAAGGACTATTGTTTCTTGATGAATTGGCGGAAATTCCACGGCATATCCTGGATTCACTTCGGGAACCACTGGAGTCAGGGCAGGTTTGCATCAGCCGTGCTCAGCATAGTACGACTTATCCGGCGCGTTTTCAGTTAATATGCGCACTGAATCCCTCCCCGTGTGGTAGTTTTGACGGCGATATCGGCTCGGCCCGGGCAACGCCAGATCAAATTCTCAATTATCTGAGTAAAATTTCAGGGCCCTTTCTTGACCGTATTGACCTTCAGGTGGATGTCCCTCGTCAACCGGAAGTATTGCGAGCGGAGCAAAGCTCGGTGAAGGTACACACCAGTGCCGAGCTAAGATTGCTGGTTGAGCAGACACAGGAAATTCAGCTACAGCGTCAGGGCTGCCTTAATAGCATGATCCCGGCGTCGGATATCGCCGGGCAGTGCCAGTTGTTACCCCAGGATCATGAGTTTTTGGTGCAGGCCATAGAAAAACTTAAATTATCCCACCGTGCTTATCATCGGATTATGCGTCTGGCTCGCACTATTGCGGATTTGCAGGAAAGTAGTTGCGTGCAAAGGAAGCACCTGGCGGAAGCCATGAGTTACCGGGCGTTAGATGCGCTGCTAAAACAGCTACGGAATCTATAA
- a CDS encoding PH domain-containing protein, whose protein sequence is MSDVQYQPVSPDYKHLLRVDILVNWGLLLVAGLIASYFITVIQYWHTALGALTIVLIMVLMMTLWVTRRYRLTGYQVQPQQVHFRTGALWRTQTAVAINRIQHVEITQGPVERYFKLAKLVIYTAGGSGSDLSVPGLPQAEAEQIRDQLLQRINQQTSGDDHEL, encoded by the coding sequence ATGAGCGACGTCCAGTACCAACCTGTCAGTCCCGATTATAAACATTTGTTGCGCGTCGATATTCTGGTGAACTGGGGGCTATTACTGGTTGCTGGTCTTATTGCCAGTTATTTTATAACTGTCATCCAATACTGGCACACTGCACTGGGAGCCTTAACCATAGTGCTGATCATGGTGTTGATGATGACACTCTGGGTAACGCGACGTTATCGTTTAACCGGCTATCAGGTGCAACCTCAGCAAGTACACTTCCGTACCGGAGCCCTCTGGCGTACGCAAACCGCTGTCGCCATTAACCGTATTCAGCATGTTGAAATCACGCAGGGCCCGGTGGAGCGATACTTTAAACTGGCCAAGCTGGTTATTTATACCGCTGGTGGCAGTGGTTCGGATCTTTCGGTTCCTGGTCTGCCGCAGGCGGAAGCCGAACAAATCCGTGACCAGCTACTGCAACGCATTAATCAACAAACGTCTGGCGACGACCATGAACTTTAA
- the ubiK gene encoding ubiquinone biosynthesis accessory factor UbiK, producing MIDAKKIEQIAKQITDSIPPGVKGMADNMESRVKQTLQQQLSKLDVVTREEFEIQQQMLLRLRQRVEALEQIQQTQAENKADPE from the coding sequence ATGATAGATGCAAAAAAAATTGAGCAAATTGCTAAGCAGATCACAGACAGCATTCCTCCGGGCGTGAAAGGCATGGCTGACAATATGGAATCCAGAGTAAAACAGACACTGCAACAGCAGTTAAGCAAGCTGGACGTGGTCACTCGAGAAGAATTTGAGATCCAGCAACAGATGTTACTTCGTCTGCGGCAGCGGGTAGAAGCGCTGGAACAGATTCAGCAGACACAGGCTGAAAATAAAGCAGACCCGGAGTAA
- a CDS encoding PH domain-containing protein, which yields MNFKRVSLLTLVYFIGRTLMLAVRHASNFLPLVIVFFAGGEQIRSLALLILPIAIPAIVVLHAFASWWFFRYRVDGTTLHIRDGIFKRKQLTLDYARIQQADVRQPWYFRPFGLSVLGVESAGSEGKEVELAGLSYVYAHELKDAMLAESMEVQSDEQNGTATESKSDAISIALPLSEVARYGLIYNPVLLLIPILLYPLSQLNLLDEWLLPKLEDLQANFNGSELEQYGWLFFLALLVAALLIVIVASVIIAIIRFYGFTLTITGNRYQSKAGLFTIVTRGFQYVRLQRVIWQQGMIARLLRRRGMRVNQSGTPNQQNGQKSFFVPVLDKSREQQLRHSLQLTTPQWQRVHPMSIFMPWLMSVLLMTGFVALISGLDWYWVLHALWVSALISALVQVQSWRRRAVSLDQHWLATRRGLIGEQQRWVPAYKMQTLKLHQGPWLRLWGSCSLHIYSAAGRETIAWLPAEQLAQWKQQLLDTTTAHKGRWM from the coding sequence ATGAACTTTAAACGAGTTTCCTTATTAACTCTGGTTTATTTTATCGGCCGAACACTGATGCTGGCCGTACGTCATGCCTCTAACTTTTTGCCGCTGGTCATTGTTTTTTTTGCTGGTGGCGAACAGATTCGAAGCCTGGCACTGCTGATTTTACCTATCGCTATTCCAGCCATTGTCGTTCTGCACGCCTTTGCCTCCTGGTGGTTCTTTCGTTATCGGGTCGATGGCACCACTTTGCATATCCGGGACGGAATCTTTAAACGCAAACAACTCACTCTGGACTATGCCCGTATTCAACAGGCGGATGTGCGGCAACCCTGGTACTTCAGACCGTTCGGGCTCTCAGTTCTGGGGGTGGAAAGCGCAGGCTCCGAAGGTAAAGAAGTAGAACTGGCGGGGTTGAGCTATGTATATGCTCACGAACTCAAGGACGCCATGCTGGCCGAATCAATGGAAGTGCAAAGTGACGAGCAGAATGGCACCGCTACCGAAAGCAAGTCCGACGCAATAAGCATAGCGCTACCACTCAGTGAAGTTGCCCGTTACGGGCTTATCTATAACCCGGTTTTATTGCTTATTCCTATTTTGCTGTACCCGCTTAGCCAGCTTAATCTCCTCGACGAATGGCTATTGCCAAAGCTGGAAGACTTACAGGCCAATTTTAATGGTTCTGAGCTGGAGCAATATGGCTGGTTATTTTTTCTGGCACTACTGGTGGCCGCCTTACTTATTGTGATTGTTGCCTCGGTCATTATTGCCATCATACGCTTTTATGGTTTTACCCTGACTATCACGGGCAATCGTTATCAGTCGAAAGCTGGCTTATTCACTATAGTCACCCGGGGTTTTCAGTATGTCCGCCTGCAACGGGTTATCTGGCAACAAGGTATGATTGCCCGGTTACTGCGTCGCCGCGGCATGCGGGTTAATCAGTCCGGTACCCCCAATCAGCAAAATGGGCAGAAATCCTTCTTTGTACCTGTACTGGATAAGTCTCGTGAACAACAACTCAGACATTCGTTACAGTTAACCACGCCGCAGTGGCAACGAGTCCACCCAATGAGCATTTTTATGCCCTGGTTAATGTCTGTGCTTCTGATGACTGGATTTGTGGCTCTGATAAGCGGCCTGGACTGGTATTGGGTGCTACATGCACTTTGGGTCAGCGCGCTTATATCAGCCCTCGTGCAGGTGCAAAGCTGGCGGCGTCGCGCTGTCTCACTAGACCAGCATTGGCTTGCTACCCGTCGAGGCCTGATCGGTGAACAGCAACGCTGGGTTCCAGCTTACAAAATGCAGACTTTGAAGTTACATCAAGGCCCCTGGTTACGCCTCTGGGGCTCCTGCTCTTTGCATATATATAGCGCTGCGGGACGGGAAACTATCGCCTGGTTACCCGCTGAACAGTTAGCGCAGTGGAAGCAACAATTACTGGATACCACCACTGCTCATAAAGGCCGCTGGATGTAA
- a CDS encoding ATP-binding protein — MMKNNGLSTGWQYFLAIAGVGLLLVLILLLGIRLYFIHNFSQYLEAQEEQRLQNMAVAISDYYESRRQEDPDFRLQQLSDLRSGEFRRLMFGLSVDQWREQRRPDDSDLAERPVRGGRLPMRQFSLHDVNGELISGRVSENPIRVTIHSDAEVIGFLETTRPDGPVQPIDDVFQQQQMVALFVAGGLAMLLAAFVAAFLAQRLRQRLKVVTDATRALALGDFSSRVPEKGNDDLTSLAQDFNALALSLEAAAAQRKNFMADMAHELRTPLTILQGELEAIEDGVRELNGQEMGLLQRQVRQLTQLIEDLHTLAEADAGSLSYAWQNVDLTQWLREQEGNLMQMAKKQGFDCSIELPEYPIKVQGDPVRLAQLLHNIWQNSLIYTDAPGNIHLTLEARDQVACLQIEDSAPGVPGASLPRLFERLYRVDTSRRRSAGGSGLGLALVERIAQAHGGTAVAEASNLGGLRIRVELPLLSTN, encoded by the coding sequence ATGATGAAAAATAACGGGTTGTCGACAGGCTGGCAATACTTCCTCGCGATAGCGGGCGTTGGCCTGTTGTTGGTGTTGATATTATTACTGGGCATCCGACTTTATTTTATACACAATTTCAGTCAGTACCTGGAGGCTCAGGAAGAGCAACGACTGCAAAATATGGCGGTCGCTATCAGTGACTATTACGAAAGCCGGCGGCAGGAAGACCCGGACTTCAGGTTGCAGCAACTAAGTGATCTCCGTAGTGGAGAGTTCCGTCGCCTGATGTTTGGCTTGTCGGTGGATCAATGGCGAGAGCAACGACGGCCTGATGACAGTGATCTCGCAGAGCGACCGGTCAGAGGCGGACGGCTGCCGATGCGCCAGTTTTCGTTACATGATGTCAACGGTGAACTGATTTCCGGACGTGTTTCTGAAAACCCTATTCGGGTAACTATACATAGTGATGCTGAAGTTATTGGATTTTTAGAAACGACACGTCCCGACGGGCCGGTACAACCGATAGACGATGTCTTTCAACAACAACAAATGGTGGCTCTGTTCGTGGCTGGTGGCCTTGCTATGCTACTGGCGGCGTTTGTTGCGGCCTTCTTAGCACAAAGGCTGCGACAGCGGCTGAAAGTAGTGACCGACGCTACCCGGGCTCTGGCGCTGGGAGACTTTAGTAGTCGGGTGCCGGAAAAAGGTAACGATGATTTAACCAGCCTGGCGCAGGATTTCAATGCGCTGGCCTTGTCATTAGAGGCAGCAGCGGCTCAGCGTAAAAACTTTATGGCAGATATGGCGCATGAATTACGCACTCCACTGACCATTTTACAGGGAGAGCTGGAAGCCATAGAGGATGGAGTCCGCGAGTTGAACGGCCAGGAAATGGGCCTGTTACAGCGACAGGTTCGGCAGTTAACTCAACTGATTGAAGATTTACATACTTTAGCTGAAGCCGATGCCGGATCGCTGAGTTATGCCTGGCAGAACGTTGACTTGACACAGTGGCTACGTGAGCAAGAAGGTAACCTTATGCAAATGGCGAAAAAGCAAGGTTTCGATTGCAGCATTGAACTTCCTGAGTATCCGATAAAAGTACAGGGCGATCCGGTGCGCCTCGCTCAGTTGTTGCACAATATCTGGCAGAACAGCCTTATTTATACCGATGCCCCGGGCAATATTCACTTAACCCTGGAAGCGCGAGATCAAGTTGCTTGCCTGCAGATTGAAGACTCGGCTCCAGGAGTTCCTGGCGCTTCTTTACCCCGCTTGTTTGAGCGTTTGTACCGGGTCGATACATCACGCCGGCGTTCAGCGGGGGGCAGTGGACTTGGGTTGGCATTGGTAGAACGTATTGCTCAGGCGCATGGCGGCACGGCCGTTGCGGAAGCGAGCAATCTGGGTGGTTTACGTATCCGGGTTGAGTTGCCGTTATTAAGCACGAATTGA
- a CDS encoding response regulator → MSLVYVIEDEPDIQLLLQDYLIQAGLTVKLFADGAQGLQAIREEPPDLVILDIMLPGMDGLAVCQAVREFSQVPVIFLTARHDEIDRLLGLRLGADDYICKPFSPREVVARTEAILRRQQWFLDSASESLPQVSGLDLNEQNHSARLDGELLDLTPVEFRLLYVMATQPGRVFRRDQLVNAAYDDYRIVSDRTVDSHIKNLRAKLSASRPLQNFIQSVYGVGYRFEPESTLSP, encoded by the coding sequence ATGAGTTTGGTTTATGTGATTGAAGACGAACCCGATATTCAGTTGTTACTTCAGGACTATTTAATCCAGGCAGGTCTGACCGTTAAGCTCTTTGCTGATGGCGCGCAAGGCTTGCAGGCCATACGCGAAGAACCGCCGGATTTGGTGATACTTGATATTATGTTACCGGGAATGGATGGGCTGGCGGTATGCCAGGCGGTTCGTGAGTTCAGTCAGGTACCGGTTATTTTTCTTACCGCCAGGCATGACGAAATTGACCGTTTATTGGGCCTGCGGCTAGGAGCCGACGATTATATTTGCAAACCTTTTAGTCCTCGTGAAGTAGTAGCGCGCACGGAAGCTATTTTACGGCGACAGCAATGGTTTCTGGACTCAGCCAGTGAATCGCTGCCGCAAGTTAGCGGACTGGATTTAAACGAACAGAATCATAGCGCCAGGCTGGATGGCGAGTTGTTAGATTTAACACCTGTTGAATTTCGTTTGCTGTATGTAATGGCCACCCAGCCTGGGCGTGTGTTTCGACGTGATCAGCTGGTTAACGCGGCTTATGATGATTACCGAATCGTAAGCGACCGCACTGTAGATAGTCATATCAAAAATTTACGGGCCAAATTGAGTGCCAGCCGACCGTTACAGAACTTTATTCAGTCGGTTTATGGAGTCGGTTATCGATTTGAGCCGGAATCCACACTTTCTCCATAA
- a CDS encoding PqiC family protein, which translates to MRVLMIVAVALLIAGCSSTTPSVQRYLLQEPELPVMNSELETKIVLGAVQVSSFLAAGGLVYQLEQNQVHQANYHRWAESLQQQLGRQIRMGMQQQLPASTWLPLSGSAHLRSLDYRLDLQIDAFHLTEDGQVRVRGQWQLRDYEQSFIGSDAFDIRQSLAEDGYPAMVSTLSETWHQALQEIARSVEANLIGSKND; encoded by the coding sequence ATGAGAGTTTTAATGATTGTCGCTGTAGCGTTGCTCATTGCCGGCTGCAGTAGTACGACGCCGAGTGTACAGCGGTATCTGTTGCAGGAGCCTGAACTGCCAGTTATGAATAGCGAACTTGAGACAAAAATAGTTCTGGGTGCGGTACAGGTCAGTTCTTTTCTGGCGGCTGGCGGATTAGTATATCAACTGGAACAGAATCAGGTTCACCAGGCCAATTATCATCGCTGGGCAGAATCCTTGCAACAACAGCTGGGGCGCCAGATACGGATGGGTATGCAGCAGCAATTACCGGCATCGACCTGGTTACCTCTATCGGGAAGTGCACATCTGCGCAGTCTGGATTATCGTCTTGATTTGCAAATTGATGCTTTTCATCTGACTGAGGATGGCCAGGTTAGAGTTCGGGGGCAGTGGCAGTTGCGTGATTATGAACAAAGCTTTATCGGCAGTGATGCTTTTGATATTCGTCAGAGCCTGGCGGAAGACGGGTATCCGGCTATGGTTAGCACGCTAAGTGAGACCTGGCATCAGGCACTGCAGGAAATAGCACGCTCGGTAGAGGCCAATTTAATAGGATCTAAGAATGATTAA